A genomic region of Trichothermofontia sichuanensis B231 contains the following coding sequences:
- a CDS encoding PP2C family protein-serine/threonine phosphatase: MTVLIDSLLIVDAYEPTRTQLGQCLAEWGYTAIAVADLAAALTEIQAHPLRPVLLPLAHQTELALALLTQLQDRPELAVTPVLLLATAEAVPDRNWAEYPQVVDYLSEAIATPALQTRLRFRLSKLAAQQAASEQAWQTQQLFQHLIDNLPLAVFWKDRHSVYLGCNQNNAEILHLASPADLVGKTDYDLCLSAEIAHLFQERDQQVMLADTPHCSIAEELDQPDGRHAYTTSKIPFHDRWGNVAGILGICEDITARKKAQEALRETEKYERDVHIGRQIQADFFPKILPNLPDWEVAFHFSPAREVAGDFYDTFPLIHGWAGFVIADVCDKGVGAALFMALFRSLIRSFTETNTSITWDDVIYYADDKPLTEGVQRRRRQRASPSIAETALTKGISLTNNYIATTHSETNMFATTFFAVLDPATGIMKYINGGHEPPVIVGRDGIIKCRLKRTGPAVGMIANAKFKIEGIQLEPGDTLIAYTDGVTDARTPDGQLFSEKRLFNVIEEGYAPVGRILDRIVTRLRNHIADADQFDDITMLGVQWSPTVSQE, translated from the coding sequence ATGACTGTTTTGATCGATTCCTTGCTCATTGTCGATGCGTATGAACCGACTCGTACTCAGCTTGGGCAATGCTTAGCTGAGTGGGGGTACACCGCGATCGCCGTCGCAGACTTGGCCGCAGCCCTGACTGAAATTCAGGCCCATCCCCTGCGCCCGGTGCTGTTGCCCCTCGCCCACCAGACTGAATTGGCCCTAGCCCTACTGACCCAACTCCAGGACCGTCCAGAACTGGCCGTCACCCCCGTCCTCTTGCTGGCCACAGCCGAGGCTGTCCCCGATCGCAACTGGGCGGAATATCCCCAGGTGGTAGATTACCTAAGCGAGGCGATCGCGACACCCGCCTTGCAAACCCGCCTCCGTTTTCGCCTGAGTAAGCTTGCAGCCCAACAGGCAGCCAGCGAACAGGCCTGGCAAACCCAACAACTTTTTCAACACCTGATTGACAACCTCCCCCTAGCGGTTTTTTGGAAAGATCGGCACTCAGTGTACTTGGGGTGCAACCAGAATAATGCCGAGATCCTGCACCTGGCTTCTCCTGCTGATCTGGTGGGCAAGACCGATTACGATTTGTGTCTATCGGCAGAGATTGCCCACCTGTTTCAGGAACGGGATCAACAGGTGATGCTGGCCGATACCCCCCACTGTTCGATCGCCGAGGAACTGGACCAGCCGGATGGTCGCCATGCCTACACCACCAGCAAAATTCCCTTTCACGATCGCTGGGGGAATGTGGCCGGGATTCTCGGTATTTGTGAGGATATTACCGCTCGCAAAAAGGCGCAAGAGGCCCTCCGGGAAACGGAAAAGTACGAGCGCGATGTCCACATTGGTCGTCAGATTCAAGCCGACTTCTTCCCCAAAATTCTGCCTAACCTACCCGACTGGGAAGTAGCCTTTCATTTTTCGCCCGCCCGGGAAGTGGCTGGGGATTTCTATGATACCTTCCCCTTAATTCACGGTTGGGCGGGATTTGTGATTGCCGATGTGTGCGATAAGGGCGTGGGGGCCGCCTTATTTATGGCCCTCTTTCGTAGTTTGATTCGATCGTTCACCGAAACCAATACCTCGATTACCTGGGATGATGTGATCTACTATGCCGATGATAAACCCTTAACCGAGGGGGTCCAGCGACGGCGGCGGCAACGGGCCTCCCCCTCGATCGCAGAAACGGCCCTGACCAAAGGGATTAGTCTGACCAATAACTACATCGCCACCACCCACAGCGAAACCAATATGTTCGCGACCACCTTTTTCGCCGTCCTGGACCCCGCCACTGGCATTATGAAATACATCAACGGCGGCCACGAACCCCCAGTGATTGTGGGTCGCGATGGCATAATCAAATGTCGGCTCAAGCGTACCGGGCCAGCCGTAGGGATGATTGCTAACGCCAAATTTAAGATCGAAGGCATTCAATTGGAGCCGGGGGATACGTTGATCGCCTATACCGATGGTGTCACGGATGCCCGTACCCCTGATGGCCAACTCTTCTCAGAAAAGCGCCTGTTTAACGTCATCGAAGAGGGCTATGCCCCCGTTGGTCGGATTCTCGATCGCATCGTCACCCGTCTGCGTAACCACATTGCTGATGCCGATCAATTTGATGACATTACAATGTTGGGGGTGCAATGGTCACCCACAGTATCTCAGGAATAG
- a CDS encoding DUF4126 domain-containing protein — MIEILAVLSASAAAGMRIALPLLVIGLLSTELWGQIPLLANIPPRLVIGVLVSWSLFELLASKQVLARRFLQITQLLFSPLVGYIMGAGVALALATDETPAWLIWLLGIIGGLFAFVLQLVMLGWSYRHPHLPLWVIFAQDILCVALVLFAIDAPHQGGLIAMLLLWLAIRTSQGWRRWYLAQADSPRSRHPRRHKRDPD, encoded by the coding sequence ATGATCGAAATCCTTGCAGTCCTCTCCGCCTCGGCAGCAGCGGGCATGAGGATTGCGCTACCACTGCTGGTTATTGGCTTGCTGTCTACCGAACTCTGGGGGCAAATTCCCCTGCTCGCAAATATTCCTCCCCGGTTGGTGATCGGGGTCCTTGTGAGTTGGTCCCTCTTCGAGTTACTCGCCTCCAAACAGGTCCTCGCCCGTCGTTTTCTCCAAATCACCCAACTGCTCTTTAGCCCCCTCGTCGGCTACATCATGGGGGCCGGAGTCGCGCTCGCCTTGGCGACGGACGAAACCCCCGCCTGGTTAATCTGGCTACTGGGGATTATCGGGGGTCTGTTCGCCTTTGTTCTACAACTGGTCATGTTGGGCTGGTCCTATCGCCATCCCCACTTGCCCCTATGGGTCATTTTTGCCCAGGACATTCTCTGTGTAGCACTCGTCTTGTTCGCGATCGATGCGCCCCATCAGGGAGGACTGATTGCCATGCTGCTGCTCTGGCTGGCCATTCGCACCTCCCAGGGCTGGCGACGCTGGTACCTTGCCCAGGCCGACTCGCCTCGGTCCCGTCATCCCCGTCGCCACAAGCGCGATCCCGACTGA
- a CDS encoding STAS domain-containing protein yields MAFSTTITTAGDTATITLSGELDASSAPQFKAEVEQAASQGAKKLVLMMQDLEYMASAGLRVLIFAKQKMGADTDIYLVGTQELVKETIEKTGFDQSVYMVDTYDD; encoded by the coding sequence ATGGCTTTCAGCACGACAATTACCACCGCAGGCGACACCGCCACCATTACCCTGAGCGGCGAATTGGACGCCAGCTCTGCCCCCCAGTTCAAAGCCGAAGTTGAGCAAGCCGCCAGCCAGGGTGCGAAGAAGCTCGTCCTGATGATGCAGGATCTGGAATATATGGCTAGTGCGGGCTTGCGGGTGTTGATCTTCGCCAAACAGAAGATGGGGGCTGATACCGATATTTATCTGGTGGGTACCCAGGAACTCGTCAAGGAAACGATCGAAAAAACCGGCTTTGATCAAAGCGTTTACATGGTAGACACCTACGACGATTAA
- a CDS encoding ATP-binding protein, which yields MTIAMEPLLVPGVLDSLSAIASYVMAAAKAAGLEKKPTYNLRLAVDEIATNIIVYGYQGGDAERTIVVQTEMDDQALTVTLEDTAPKFDPTQQELPDADDFNQPLAERPIGGLGVYLAVQGVDQFQYQRLGDKNRNIFVVYKSPPAA from the coding sequence ATGACTATAGCAATGGAACCTTTATTAGTCCCTGGTGTTCTAGACTCGCTGAGTGCGATCGCGAGTTATGTGATGGCCGCCGCTAAAGCCGCTGGTTTGGAGAAAAAGCCTACCTATAACCTGCGGCTGGCCGTTGATGAGATTGCGACCAATATTATTGTCTATGGTTATCAGGGGGGGGATGCTGAGCGGACGATCGTCGTGCAGACCGAGATGGATGATCAGGCCCTCACCGTGACGTTGGAAGATACGGCCCCCAAGTTCGACCCCACCCAACAGGAACTACCCGATGCCGATGACTTCAACCAACCCTTGGCAGAACGCCCGATCGGTGGCCTAGGCGTCTATTTAGCTGTGCAGGGAGTGGATCAGTTTCAATACCAACGGCTAGGCGACAAAAACCGCAATATCTTCGTGGTATACAAAAGTCCACCCGCCGCCTAA
- a CDS encoding MFS transporter: MSFPHWTPKVRFTLAGCVGLLLHGLMIAAPGAFLLQWQAAFGPIDVGWYYLAFMVSGITGLTLTARRSRRHPLLAGALLLIGLGLALASQMPSFLGIVLTALLVGLGDGVLTLQSNSLVGELHAERGITFLNWANAPFGIGALTTPLLAVFLSWRLVYFLMALVALLAAWLAWQAPPVANFSPQRDRLPWRRALPFLGVMFLYIGLEGAMGTWSGIYLHAQGWPLVWGNLILSLYWGGLTIGRLVLATWVNRQPLRRLQRLLLIGALAIAATLVPALGLGFVLAAMVYGPIFAIVFGLLQRGCGHASLPAIFYTGFLAQSLVPSLFSLIPDATMRGYGFAVLAIALYGASRYLAFAIARQNGFID, encoded by the coding sequence TTGTCTTTTCCCCACTGGACTCCCAAAGTACGCTTCACCCTCGCGGGCTGTGTGGGCTTGCTGCTGCATGGCCTGATGATTGCGGCACCAGGGGCTTTTCTGTTGCAGTGGCAGGCGGCGTTCGGCCCCATTGATGTGGGGTGGTATTACCTGGCCTTCATGGTGAGCGGGATCACGGGGTTGACGTTGACGGCGCGGCGATCGCGGCGGCACCCGTTATTGGCGGGGGCATTGCTGCTGATTGGCCTGGGGTTGGCGTTAGCGAGTCAGATGCCTTCATTTCTGGGGATTGTGCTGACGGCGTTGCTGGTGGGGCTGGGGGACGGTGTGCTGACGCTGCAAAGTAATAGTTTGGTGGGGGAATTACACGCGGAACGGGGGATTACGTTTCTCAATTGGGCCAATGCCCCCTTTGGTATAGGTGCCTTGACCACGCCGCTGCTGGCGGTCTTTTTGTCCTGGCGGCTGGTGTATTTCTTGATGGCCCTGGTGGCGCTGCTGGCGGCCTGGTTAGCGTGGCAGGCTCCCCCAGTTGCCAATTTCTCGCCTCAGCGCGATCGGCTGCCGTGGCGACGGGCACTCCCGTTTCTGGGGGTGATGTTCCTCTATATCGGCCTGGAGGGGGCGATGGGCACCTGGAGCGGGATCTATCTACACGCTCAGGGTTGGCCCCTGGTGTGGGGGAATCTCATCCTGTCGCTGTACTGGGGCGGGCTGACGATCGGGCGGCTGGTGCTGGCTACCTGGGTGAATCGCCAACCCCTACGGCGGTTGCAGCGGTTGTTGTTGATCGGTGCCCTAGCGATCGCGGCAACGTTAGTCCCTGCCCTAGGGTTGGGGTTTGTCCTGGCGGCAATGGTCTATGGCCCCATCTTTGCGATCGTATTTGGGTTATTGCAACGTGGGTGTGGCCATGCGTCACTGCCTGCGATTTTCTATACGGGCTTTTTGGCCCAAAGCTTGGTGCCAAGCCTCTTTAGCCTGATCCCGGATGCGACGATGCGGGGCTATGGTTTTGCGGTATTGGCGATAGCATTGTATGGGGCCAGTCGCTATTTAGCATTCGCGATCGCCCGTCAGAATGGGTTTATTGATTGA
- the plsX gene encoding phosphate acyltransferase PlsX → MDSSRTTSRIRVAVDAMGGDHAPAEIIAGAVRAQAELGIEVLLVGDPEQMESALKQYHQRPAVEIVSAEDRVEMHEEPLGAIRRKPNASINVAMSLVKQQRADAVVSAGHSGAAMASALLRLGRLRGIDRPAIGAVLPTMVPGKPVIILDVGANVDCRPKFLEQFALMGAIYSQYVLGTEDPKVGLLNIGEEASKGNDLAVRTHQLLQDNPNLSFIGNAEGRDVLSGQFDVVVCDGFVGNVLLKFAEAIGGVLLQIMREELPRGLHGKIGTALLKPNLRRIKQRVDHAEHGGGLLLGVDGICIISHGSSQAPSIFNAIRLAQEAVEHQVLTRIQTAIHQSLAPDVADPQAVPVKAPDSVSRVALNQVLSQPETTEVGTDSTTNDR, encoded by the coding sequence ATGGATTCGAGTCGCACAACGAGTCGCATAAGAGTTGCAGTCGATGCTATGGGCGGCGACCACGCGCCCGCTGAGATTATTGCGGGGGCCGTCCGGGCACAAGCCGAGTTGGGGATTGAGGTCCTGCTAGTGGGTGATCCGGAGCAGATGGAGTCGGCGCTGAAGCAATACCACCAACGACCTGCTGTGGAGATTGTTTCAGCGGAAGATAGGGTGGAGATGCACGAGGAACCCCTAGGGGCCATCCGTCGTAAGCCCAACGCCTCAATCAATGTGGCCATGAGCCTGGTGAAGCAACAGCGGGCAGATGCGGTCGTTTCTGCGGGGCATTCGGGGGCAGCCATGGCGTCAGCCCTGCTCCGCTTGGGACGCCTGCGGGGAATTGATCGTCCGGCGATCGGGGCGGTTCTACCCACAATGGTACCGGGTAAACCCGTAATCATCCTGGATGTGGGGGCCAATGTGGATTGTCGGCCCAAGTTCTTAGAGCAATTTGCCCTGATGGGAGCCATCTACAGTCAGTATGTGCTGGGAACTGAGGACCCCAAAGTGGGCCTTTTGAATATCGGTGAAGAAGCCTCTAAGGGCAACGATTTAGCCGTGCGGACCCATCAACTGCTGCAAGATAATCCTAACCTCAGCTTTATTGGCAATGCTGAAGGCCGCGATGTCCTCTCCGGTCAGTTTGATGTGGTAGTTTGCGACGGCTTTGTCGGCAATGTCCTGCTCAAGTTTGCTGAAGCGATCGGGGGTGTGCTCCTGCAAATCATGCGGGAAGAGTTGCCACGGGGGTTACACGGCAAGATCGGGACTGCGCTCCTCAAGCCCAACCTGCGCCGCATTAAGCAACGGGTCGATCATGCGGAGCACGGCGGGGGCCTGCTGTTAGGGGTGGATGGGATTTGCATCATTAGCCACGGCAGTTCCCAAGCGCCTTCTATTTTTAATGCGATTCGTCTTGCCCAGGAAGCCGTCGAGCACCAGGTCCTCACCCGTATCCAAACGGCTATCCATCAGTCCTTGGCACCGGATGTCGCCGATCCCCAGGCGGTTCCAGTCAAAGCCCCTGATAGCGTCAGCCGGGTAGCCCTCAACCAGGTCCTCAGCCAACCCGAAACCACGGAAGTAGGGACAGATAGTACGACCAACGATCGCTAG
- the fabI gene encoding enoyl-ACP reductase FabI has protein sequence MLDLTGKNALVTGIANNRSIAWGIAQQLHQAGANLGITFLPDDKGRNEKKVAELVEPLHPTVFLPLDVQNDAQVAQTFETIQAQWGRLDILIHCLAFASKEGLEGDFSRVSRPVFTQALEISAYSLIALAAGAKPLMTAGGSIVTLTYLGGVRVVPNYNVMGIAKAALEMNVRYLAAEMGPHNIRVNAISAGPIRTLASSAIGGIYDMIHHVEQVAPLRRTVTQMEVGNAAAFLCSDLASGITGQVLYVDAGYEIMGM, from the coding sequence ATGTTGGATCTCACTGGAAAGAATGCCCTGGTGACGGGGATTGCCAATAATCGCTCGATCGCTTGGGGGATTGCCCAACAACTGCACCAAGCGGGTGCGAATTTAGGCATTACCTTCCTGCCGGATGACAAGGGGCGTAATGAAAAGAAGGTGGCGGAACTGGTAGAGCCACTGCACCCGACGGTGTTTCTGCCGCTGGATGTCCAAAATGATGCCCAGGTGGCCCAAACCTTTGAGACTATCCAGGCCCAATGGGGGCGGTTGGATATTCTAATCCACTGTCTGGCCTTTGCCAGTAAGGAGGGGCTGGAGGGAGACTTCAGCCGTGTTTCCCGTCCGGTCTTTACCCAAGCTTTAGAGATTAGCGCCTACTCGCTGATTGCCCTGGCAGCAGGGGCGAAACCCTTGATGACCGCCGGCGGCAGTATCGTGACCTTGACCTATCTGGGTGGGGTTCGGGTGGTGCCCAACTACAACGTCATGGGCATTGCCAAAGCAGCTCTAGAGATGAACGTGCGTTATCTGGCTGCCGAGATGGGTCCCCACAATATTCGGGTGAACGCGATTTCAGCCGGTCCGATTCGCACCCTGGCTTCGTCGGCGATCGGCGGGATTTACGACATGATTCACCACGTTGAGCAGGTAGCTCCCCTACGGCGCACGGTGACCCAGATGGAGGTGGGGAATGCGGCGGCGTTCCTCTGTAGTGACCTTGCCAGTGGGATTACCGGGCAGGTGCTGTATGTGGATGCGGGGTACGAAATTATGGGGATGTAG
- a CDS encoding Uma2 family endonuclease — protein MTPLDLQAFHLTLPPTQDDLPYDDGVPMESQRHQLQMELLINALIPWLDAREDGYVGGNMFVYYSLQQVRHQDFRGPDVFVVLNVPKGERKSWVCWEEGKSPDVVIELLSVSTQDADKGEKKAIHQNQMRVAEYFWYDPFNPDDWAGFQLRGTYQPIAVNAQGQLVSQVLNLGLTRWLGTYQGVSTTWLRWVNLDGTLLPTPTELAEQRAHQAEQRADQAEQRAHQAEQQMRQTVQNLRQAGMDVAQIAQITGLSLDALAIFLADAG, from the coding sequence ATGACACCACTAGACTTACAAGCCTTTCACCTAACCCTGCCGCCCACCCAGGATGACCTCCCCTATGATGACGGCGTGCCGATGGAGAGTCAGCGCCACCAATTGCAAATGGAACTCCTCATTAATGCCCTCATACCCTGGTTAGATGCCAGAGAAGATGGCTATGTGGGCGGCAATATGTTTGTTTACTACAGCTTGCAGCAAGTCCGCCATCAAGATTTCCGAGGACCCGATGTGTTTGTGGTCCTCAATGTCCCCAAGGGGGAACGCAAAAGTTGGGTCTGTTGGGAAGAGGGAAAATCGCCGGATGTGGTGATTGAGTTGCTGTCAGTGAGCACTCAGGATGCTGACAAAGGTGAAAAGAAGGCAATCCATCAAAACCAAATGCGGGTTGCCGAATACTTTTGGTACGACCCCTTTAACCCAGATGATTGGGCCGGTTTTCAACTACGAGGCACCTACCAGCCGATCGCGGTCAATGCGCAAGGACAATTAGTCAGCCAGGTGCTTAATTTAGGGCTAACCCGTTGGCTAGGAACTTATCAGGGTGTCTCAACCACCTGGTTGCGCTGGGTTAATCTGGATGGCACCCTTCTGCCCACCCCGACTGAACTGGCCGAACAACGGGCGCATCAAGCTGAACAACGGGCTGATCAAGCTGAACAACGGGCGCATCAAGCTGAACAACAGATGCGGCAAACCGTCCAAAATCTCCGGCAGGCGGGTATGGATGTGGCCCAGATTGCCCAAATTACAGGACTTTCGCTCGATGCTCTCGCAATTTTCCTTGCAGACGCTGGGTGA
- the ntcA gene encoding global nitrogen regulator NtcA: MVLTQDKSLATVFRQISSSVFPPVVETYERGKTIFFPGDPAERVYFLLKGAVKLSRVYEAGEEITVALLRENSVFGVLSLLTGQRADRFYHAVAFTPVELLSIPIEQMEKALQEHPDLSMVLLRGLSSRILQTEMMIETLAHRDMGSRLVSFLLILCRDFGVPGVEGGITIDLKLSHQAIAEAIGSTRVTVTRLLGDLRQEQMISIHKKKITVHNPVALSQQFT; encoded by the coding sequence ATGGTGTTAACACAGGATAAGTCACTGGCGACGGTCTTTCGCCAGATTAGTAGCAGTGTCTTCCCACCCGTCGTGGAAACCTATGAACGGGGTAAGACGATCTTTTTCCCAGGTGACCCGGCGGAGCGGGTCTATTTCTTGCTCAAGGGCGCAGTAAAACTCTCTAGAGTCTACGAAGCCGGGGAAGAAATTACCGTGGCACTATTGCGCGAGAATAGTGTGTTTGGCGTTCTCTCCCTCCTGACCGGGCAACGGGCCGATCGCTTCTACCACGCAGTCGCCTTCACCCCGGTTGAATTACTATCGATCCCGATCGAGCAAATGGAAAAGGCACTCCAGGAACATCCTGACTTGTCAATGGTCTTATTAAGGGGTCTCTCTTCCCGGATCCTGCAAACGGAAATGATGATTGAAACTCTGGCCCACCGGGATATGGGATCGCGCCTGGTTAGCTTTCTGCTGATTCTGTGTCGCGATTTTGGTGTCCCTGGGGTTGAGGGGGGGATTACGATCGACCTCAAGCTCTCCCACCAGGCGATCGCCGAAGCGATCGGGTCTACCCGTGTCACGGTCACCCGACTGCTAGGCGATCTGCGGCAGGAACAGATGATCTCGATCCACAAGAAAAAAATTACGGTGCACAACCCCGTTGCCCTGAGCCAGCAGTTTACCTAG
- a CDS encoding SDH family Clp fold serine proteinase: protein MSFSLVDVFWIVFWIFVILIVLQPVLQRQGIEFLRYQAIREFEKQRGSRVILLIHRQELISLLGVPLSRFISIEDSEQILRAIRLTPPEVPIDLILHTPGGLVLATEQIARALIRHPSKVTVFVPHYAMSGGTLLALAADEIIMDENAVLGPVDPQLGNFPAASILKVVADKPISDIDDQTLIMADIAQKAIQQVQAFVRTLLMDEIPRRKIPLDKIDGVIEELTTGKITHDCPIPAEKALAMGLPVTTGLPRSIYNLMDLYPQPGNRRPSVQYIPTTYEPDVIK from the coding sequence ATGAGTTTCAGCCTTGTGGATGTGTTCTGGATTGTCTTCTGGATTTTTGTGATCTTAATTGTGCTGCAACCAGTGTTACAGCGTCAGGGGATTGAGTTTCTGCGCTACCAGGCCATCCGCGAGTTTGAAAAGCAACGCGGTAGCCGCGTGATTTTGCTGATCCATCGCCAAGAGTTGATTAGCCTGCTGGGGGTTCCCCTCTCCCGCTTTATCAGTATTGAGGATTCCGAGCAGATTCTCCGGGCCATTCGTCTGACCCCCCCGGAAGTCCCGATCGACCTGATCCTGCATACACCCGGCGGCCTGGTTTTAGCCACCGAACAAATTGCACGAGCCTTGATTCGTCATCCCTCCAAGGTAACCGTATTTGTACCCCATTACGCCATGAGCGGCGGCACGCTGTTGGCGTTGGCAGCCGACGAAATCATTATGGATGAAAATGCGGTTCTGGGTCCCGTTGATCCCCAATTAGGCAATTTTCCTGCCGCCAGTATTCTCAAGGTGGTTGCAGACAAACCGATCAGTGACATTGATGATCAAACCCTGATCATGGCTGACATTGCCCAGAAGGCCATCCAGCAAGTCCAGGCATTTGTGCGCACGTTATTAATGGATGAAATCCCACGCCGGAAGATTCCTTTAGATAAAATCGACGGGGTGATTGAAGAACTGACCACGGGCAAGATTACCCACGATTGTCCAATTCCAGCAGAAAAGGCCTTGGCAATGGGGTTACCGGTGACGACGGGCCTCCCCCGCAGTATTTATAACCTGATGGATCTCTATCCTCAACCAGGGAATCGGCGGCCCAGTGTGCAATATATTCCCACCACCTACGAGCCGGATGTAATCAAATAG
- the hemH gene encoding ferrochelatase: MGRVGVLLLNLGGPERLEDVRPFLFNLFSDPEIIRLPFPWLQKPLAWLISTLRYRKSQANYRQIGGGSPLRQVTEQQAQALQASLQQRGQDAQVYIGMRYWHPFTEEAIARIEHDRVEELVILPLYPQFSISTTGSSFRLLERLWESRPDLQRLRYTAIPSWYQEPGYLKAMADLIRQELAKLPDPDRVHIFFSAHGVPVSYVEEVGDPYQREIEHCTELIMRELGLPNAHTLAYQSRVGPVEWLQPYTEDAIQALAAQGVETLLVVPISFVSEHIETLQEIDIEYRELAEEAGIKTFRRVPALNTHPLFIQALTDLVITSLAAPPRSLADVVHPGKKTKLYPQERWQWGMTTAAEVWNGRLAMIGFIALIIELISGQGPLHFVGLL; encoded by the coding sequence ATGGGTCGGGTTGGAGTACTGCTGCTGAATCTAGGTGGGCCGGAGCGGCTTGAGGATGTCCGTCCCTTTCTGTTTAATCTTTTCTCTGACCCAGAAATTATTCGGCTTCCCTTTCCTTGGTTACAAAAACCGCTAGCCTGGTTGATTTCTACCCTGCGCTACCGGAAGTCCCAGGCCAATTATCGTCAAATTGGGGGTGGCTCCCCCTTGCGGCAAGTGACAGAGCAGCAGGCCCAAGCGCTCCAGGCATCACTGCAACAACGGGGCCAGGATGCCCAGGTTTATATTGGAATGCGCTATTGGCACCCGTTTACGGAAGAGGCGATCGCCCGCATCGAACACGATCGGGTTGAAGAGTTGGTCATTCTTCCCCTTTATCCCCAATTTTCGATTAGCACAACTGGCTCTAGTTTTCGTCTGCTAGAACGTTTGTGGGAGAGTCGCCCCGACTTGCAACGGCTACGGTATACGGCGATTCCCTCCTGGTATCAAGAACCAGGATATCTCAAGGCGATGGCCGATCTGATCCGGCAGGAATTGGCTAAATTACCGGATCCCGATCGGGTTCACATTTTCTTCAGCGCCCACGGGGTACCCGTTAGCTATGTGGAAGAGGTGGGGGATCCCTACCAACGGGAAATTGAGCATTGTACCGAGTTAATCATGCGCGAGTTGGGGCTGCCCAATGCCCATACCTTGGCCTATCAAAGCCGGGTGGGGCCAGTGGAGTGGCTCCAGCCCTATACGGAAGATGCCATCCAGGCATTAGCCGCCCAAGGGGTAGAAACGCTCTTGGTGGTACCGATTAGCTTTGTCTCGGAGCATATTGAAACCCTGCAAGAGATTGACATTGAGTATCGGGAATTGGCCGAGGAAGCCGGCATTAAAACCTTTCGGCGGGTGCCTGCCCTGAATACCCATCCCTTGTTTATCCAGGCCCTTACGGATTTGGTGATCACCTCGCTGGCCGCCCCACCCCGGAGTTTGGCGGATGTGGTCCATCCCGGCAAGAAAACCAAGCTCTATCCGCAGGAGCGTTGGCAATGGGGAATGACAACGGCAGCGGAGGTGTGGAATGGTCGCTTAGCAATGATTGGCTTTATTGCCCTGATTATTGAACTGATTAGTGGGCAGGGACCTCTCCATTTTGTCGGGTTGTTGTAA